Proteins from one Bacillota bacterium genomic window:
- the fliG gene encoding flagellar motor switch protein FliG, which translates to MMQTRGRLTGRQKAAVFLVTVGPELSAKIIRCLSEEQIEQLTLEIAAARKIEPELRDSVMMEFQNMCRARDYITQGGIDYAKDVLERALGNQRAVDIIRRLTSSLQVRPFQFIRGTNPSEVLQFIQGEHPQTIALILAYLDPGQAGAIMMALEPELKFDVARRLALMERTSPDLVREIEKILERKFSTLVQQEYAPVGGVQCIVDILNRVDRSTEKSIMENLEMEAPELAGEIKKRMFLFEDIVILDDRAVQRVLREVDLSKDLPLALKNVPENVKAKVFRNMSSRAVETLTEDMRYMGPVRLKDIEEAQQRIVNIIRKLDEEGEIVISRGGEAEMVV; encoded by the coding sequence ATGATGCAGACTCGCGGGCGGTTGACAGGAAGACAGAAGGCAGCCGTCTTCTTAGTGACGGTGGGCCCTGAGCTGTCCGCAAAGATCATCAGGTGCCTTAGCGAGGAGCAAATAGAGCAACTTACCTTGGAGATCGCTGCCGCCAGGAAGATCGAGCCCGAGCTGCGTGACAGCGTCATGATGGAGTTCCAGAACATGTGCAGGGCCAGGGACTACATTACCCAGGGTGGCATCGACTACGCCAAGGACGTGCTCGAGAGGGCACTGGGGAACCAGAGGGCGGTCGACATCATACGGAGACTCACATCAAGCCTGCAGGTTAGGCCCTTCCAGTTCATAAGGGGGACGAACCCCTCGGAGGTTCTCCAGTTCATACAGGGGGAGCACCCCCAGACCATCGCCCTTATCCTAGCATACCTGGACCCGGGGCAGGCGGGGGCCATCATGATGGCGCTGGAGCCCGAGCTCAAGTTCGATGTAGCAAGAAGGCTTGCCCTTATGGAAAGGACATCTCCGGACCTGGTGAGGGAGATCGAAAAGATCCTGGAACGCAAGTTCTCCACCCTGGTGCAGCAGGAATACGCGCCGGTGGGCGGGGTCCAGTGCATTGTTGACATCCTGAACCGGGTGGACCGGTCCACCGAGAAGAGCATCATGGAGAACCTCGAGATGGAGGCCCCCGAGCTTGCCGGCGAGATCAAGAAGCGCATGTTCCTGTTCGAGGACATCGTCATCCTAGATGACAGAGCAGTACAGCGGGTTCTCCGCGAGGTGGACCTCAGCAAGGACCTGCCGCTGGCCCTAAAGAACGTGCCGGAAAACGTGAAGGCCAAGGTGTTCCGGAACATGTCCTCCCGGGCCGTGGAGACCCTCACGGAGGATATGCGGTACATGGGCCCCGTTCGCCTCAAGGACATAGAAGAGGCTCAGCAGCGTATCGTCAATATCATCAGGAAGCTGGATGAGGAAGGCGAGATAGTCATCAGCCGGGGCGGGGAGGCCGAGATGGTTGTCTAA
- the fliI gene encoding flagellar protein export ATPase FliI: MMAEAAVNWIDQWKAHLGHLDPLSYSGRVLKVIGLTIESEGPGVNIGDLCYLRSGDHMTLGEVVGFRKERVVLMPLGEMNGIGPGSVVVAAGKALEVRVGRGLLGRVLDGLGRPIDGRGAFTAEASYPTYNSPPLPLSRQRVTKRLATGIRAIDGLLTSGRGQRVAILAGSGVGKSTLLGMIARNTEADINVIGLVGERGREVKDFIEKDLGDEGLKRSVVVVATSDQAPLIRIKAAFVATTIAEYFRDKGMDVLLMMDSLTRFAMAQREVGLAVGEPPATRGYTPSVFAIIPRLLERAGSDTAGSITGFYTVLAEGDDLNEPVSDTVRATLDGHLVLSRKLAMRSHYPAIDVLGSVSRVMMDVVSEEHLEAAALVKRTVATYQDAEDLISIGAYVKGSNPEIDFAVERIGRVRAFLRQGVTEKAPFDDSVGQMVSLVGPDWEGSTP; this comes from the coding sequence ATGATGGCTGAGGCGGCTGTCAATTGGATAGACCAGTGGAAGGCGCACCTGGGCCATCTGGATCCCCTGTCCTACAGCGGGCGGGTGCTCAAGGTCATAGGCTTGACCATCGAATCCGAGGGACCTGGGGTGAACATAGGCGACCTGTGCTACCTGAGGTCTGGCGATCACATGACCCTGGGTGAGGTCGTGGGTTTTCGCAAGGAGAGGGTCGTCCTGATGCCCCTGGGTGAGATGAACGGGATAGGGCCGGGGAGTGTAGTGGTGGCGGCGGGGAAGGCCCTGGAGGTCAGGGTGGGAAGGGGGCTTCTTGGCCGCGTCCTTGACGGGCTGGGGAGACCCATCGACGGCCGGGGTGCCTTCACTGCTGAGGCGTCCTACCCCACCTATAACTCCCCGCCCCTGCCGCTAAGCAGGCAGCGGGTGACCAAGCGGCTGGCCACAGGGATCAGGGCCATTGACGGCCTGCTTACCTCGGGAAGGGGGCAGCGTGTGGCCATCCTGGCCGGGAGCGGAGTGGGCAAGAGCACCCTCCTGGGCATGATCGCCAGGAACACTGAGGCTGACATCAATGTCATCGGGCTGGTAGGCGAACGGGGCCGGGAGGTCAAGGACTTCATAGAGAAGGACCTGGGGGATGAAGGTCTCAAGCGTTCGGTGGTTGTTGTGGCCACGTCGGACCAGGCCCCCTTGATCAGGATCAAGGCGGCCTTCGTGGCAACCACCATTGCCGAGTACTTCAGGGACAAGGGCATGGATGTGCTGCTCATGATGGACTCCCTCACGCGTTTTGCCATGGCCCAGAGGGAGGTAGGGCTGGCTGTGGGGGAGCCCCCTGCCACCCGCGGCTACACGCCCTCGGTGTTCGCCATCATTCCCAGGCTTCTGGAGAGGGCTGGCTCGGACACCGCCGGGAGCATCACCGGCTTCTACACAGTCCTGGCCGAGGGGGACGACCTGAACGAGCCGGTGTCCGATACGGTGAGAGCCACACTCGACGGTCACCTGGTGCTCTCCCGCAAGCTGGCAATGCGGAGCCACTACCCTGCCATCGATGTCCTAGGGAGCGTGAGCAGGGTGATGATGGATGTGGTCAGTGAGGAGCACCTGGAGGCGGCGGCACTGGTCAAGAGGACCGTCGCCACCTACCAGGACGCGGAGGACCTCATCAGCATAGGCGCCTACGTGAAGGGCTCAAACCCGGAGATTGACTTTGCCGTGGAGCGCATTGGAAGGGTCAGGGCCTTCCTGCGCCAGGGCGTCACGGAGAAGGCCCCCTTCGATGACAGCGTGGGACAGATGGTATCCCTGGTGGGGCCAGACTGGGAGGGCAGTACCCCGTGA
- a CDS encoding flagellar motor protein MotB produces the protein MSRRGRYQAEQGPQGSPAWMTTYGDMVTLLLTFFVFLFALSTVESKKFEAAIVSLQNAFGLPLSVEEIPLGPQSQDNDVTDSFWNDDLLTEDLRQLLEIERRLRAYISEERIETLIDLNREGRGLVLRFADTVLFDLGKADLKPEARLILGRLSTIIRDIPNHIRVEGHTDDLPIKTGLYPSNWELSTRRATEVIRHFVEAHEFSPERLSAAGYAEYRPLAPNDSEANRQRNRRVDVVILRLSLSMNEPGYGRGAGESEKRE, from the coding sequence ATGTCTAGGAGGGGCCGGTACCAGGCCGAGCAGGGCCCCCAGGGCTCGCCTGCTTGGATGACCACCTACGGGGATATGGTCACCCTTTTATTGACGTTCTTCGTATTCCTCTTCGCCCTATCCACAGTCGAGTCAAAGAAGTTCGAGGCGGCCATTGTCTCCCTCCAGAATGCATTTGGCCTGCCGCTATCAGTGGAGGAGATTCCCCTGGGGCCCCAGTCCCAGGATAATGACGTGACGGACAGCTTCTGGAATGATGATCTCCTGACCGAGGACCTCAGGCAGCTCCTGGAGATTGAGAGAAGGCTCAGGGCCTACATCTCGGAGGAACGCATTGAGACCCTGATCGATCTGAACAGGGAGGGAAGAGGCTTGGTGCTGCGTTTCGCCGACACTGTCCTCTTTGACCTGGGCAAGGCTGACCTGAAGCCCGAGGCCCGGCTAATTCTGGGTCGCTTGTCCACGATTATCCGGGACATACCCAATCACATAAGGGTGGAGGGCCACACCGATGATCTCCCGATAAAAACGGGCCTGTACCCGTCCAACTGGGAGCTCTCCACAAGAAGGGCCACCGAGGTTATCCGCCATTTCGTGGAGGCACACGAGTTCAGTCCGGAGAGGCTCTCCGCGGCGGGATATGCGGAATACAGGCCGCTGGCACCCAATGACAGTGAGGCCAACCGCCAGCGCAATCGCCGTGTTGACGTGGTCATACTCAGACTCAGCCTATCCATGAACGAGCCCGGTTACGGGAGGGGGGCCGGAGAGAGTGAAAAGCGCGAGTGA
- a CDS encoding TIGR02530 family flagellar biosynthesis protein, with product MIQRVDGTRPASPSGARHQGTPGDFQADFRKAMDSERVRFSKHATQRLMVSARLPESQEILKLGEAMDRASAKGCRSSLILSRDMAYIVNVPSRTVVTAIDAERLKESVFTQIDSTVIL from the coding sequence ATGATCCAGCGGGTTGACGGAACGAGGCCTGCCAGTCCCAGCGGTGCCCGGCACCAGGGGACCCCAGGGGACTTCCAGGCGGATTTTCGCAAAGCCATGGATTCAGAGAGGGTGCGCTTCAGCAAGCATGCAACCCAGAGGCTGATGGTCAGTGCCAGGCTCCCGGAGAGCCAGGAAATCCTGAAGCTGGGCGAGGCCATGGACAGGGCGTCAGCCAAGGGGTGCCGGTCCTCCCTGATCCTGTCACGGGACATGGCGTACATCGTAAACGTCCCATCCCGCACCGTGGTGACTGCCATTGACGCGGAGAGGCTCAAGGAGAGCGTGTTTACCCAGATAGACAGCACGGTGATCCTCTAG
- a CDS encoding flagellar FlbD family protein produces the protein MIRLAKMNGQEVWINAELLESVEATPDTIVGLTNGRRIIVRETPEEVVWRAMEYQRKVRQPMRLRPRKCLQTEGGCT, from the coding sequence ATGATTAGGCTTGCCAAGATGAACGGCCAGGAGGTATGGATTAACGCTGAGCTCCTTGAGAGCGTTGAGGCCACGCCCGACACCATCGTGGGGCTCACCAACGGCCGGCGGATCATAGTACGGGAAACCCCGGAAGAGGTAGTGTGGAGGGCCATGGAATACCAGCGTAAGGTAAGGCAGCCCATGCGGCTAAGGCCCAGGAAGTGCCTCCAGACCGAGGGAGGATGCACCTGA
- a CDS encoding flagellar hook capping FlgD N-terminal domain-containing protein, with amino-acid sequence MVTVGDATSQPWANASSPRARVQISEIDFINLLVTQMKHQDPMKPLDNNEFMGQMTQFALLNEAKAQNEALAGITECLQDLGVLNTGILKSLAYLGGIGNMRHALDLVGRTVKVQVKSGTEVTTVLAVRLKESGPVLETALGEVALPDVLEVYGIVNQAKGGSLP; translated from the coding sequence GTGGTTACAGTAGGCGACGCTACATCGCAGCCCTGGGCCAACGCGAGTTCGCCGCGGGCAAGGGTCCAGATTAGCGAGATAGACTTCATCAATCTCCTGGTGACACAGATGAAGCACCAGGACCCCATGAAACCCCTGGACAACAACGAGTTCATGGGGCAGATGACCCAGTTCGCACTGTTAAATGAGGCTAAAGCCCAGAACGAGGCCCTAGCCGGCATAACGGAGTGCCTGCAAGACCTGGGGGTGCTCAACACCGGGATCCTGAAGAGCCTGGCGTACCTGGGAGGCATCGGTAACATGCGACACGCGCTGGATCTGGTGGGGAGAACGGTAAAGGTCCAGGTGAAGTCCGGTACGGAGGTTACCACAGTGCTGGCGGTTCGCCTTAAGGAAAGCGGCCCGGTGCTGGAGACAGCCCTAGGAGAGGTGGCTCTCCCTGATGTGCTGGAGGTCTACGGGATAGTAAACCAGGCTAAGGGAGGCAGTCTCCCATGA
- a CDS encoding MotA/TolQ/ExbB proton channel family protein, producing the protein MDLATILGIVSGLGLLFWALIMGGSVTIFFHLPSLLITMGGTFAATLINYPLGQAIGVLRVLKNAFMGKGRKPEDLIADMVNLAQKARREGLLALEDDAEEMRDPFLKRGIELLVDGTDSELVRGILETELSFVEDRHKRGQSLFETMGALAPAFGMIGTLIGLIQMLRNLQDPDSVGPGMATALITTFYGALAANLIFIPIAGKLKVKTSEEVFQKELTIEGILSIQAGDNPRIVEQKLKAFLSPTQRDRVVREKPRAEGVEGAEANV; encoded by the coding sequence ATGGACCTTGCGACCATCCTGGGGATCGTATCTGGACTAGGGCTCCTGTTCTGGGCGCTCATCATGGGAGGGTCGGTCACGATATTCTTTCACCTGCCGTCCCTGCTCATTACCATGGGAGGCACATTTGCGGCTACGCTTATCAACTATCCCCTTGGGCAGGCGATCGGGGTTCTCAGGGTACTCAAGAACGCCTTCATGGGCAAGGGGAGGAAACCCGAGGACCTCATAGCCGACATGGTCAACCTCGCCCAGAAGGCGCGGAGAGAGGGCCTGCTGGCTCTGGAAGACGACGCTGAGGAGATGCGTGATCCATTTCTGAAAAGAGGGATTGAGCTCCTGGTGGACGGCACGGATTCGGAGCTTGTCCGGGGAATCCTGGAGACGGAGCTCTCCTTTGTGGAGGATCGCCACAAGAGGGGACAATCCCTTTTCGAGACCATGGGCGCCCTGGCGCCTGCCTTCGGGATGATCGGTACCCTGATTGGCCTTATCCAGATGCTCCGGAACCTGCAGGACCCGGACTCTGTGGGCCCCGGGATGGCTACAGCGTTGATTACCACCTTCTACGGGGCCCTGGCTGCCAATCTCATCTTCATCCCCATCGCCGGGAAACTCAAGGTGAAAACGTCCGAGGAGGTCTTCCAGAAGGAACTCACAATAGAGGGCATCCTCTCCATACAGGCTGGGGACAACCCTCGCATCGTAGAGCAGAAATTGAAGGCCTTCCTCTCGCCCACACAGAGGGACCGGGTGGTCCGGGAGAAGCCCAGGGCTGAGGGAGTGGAAGGAGCGGAGGCTAATGTCTAG
- a CDS encoding flagellar hook protein FlgE, with protein MMRSMFAGVTGLRNHQVRMDVIGNNIANVNTVAYKASRADFQEAFSQTLRGSSSPSGERGGTNPQQVGLGMTLSSIDVIHTQGSPQMTGGLTDLAIEGGGFFLLSGAGRLVYTRAGNFHLDASGYLTGGGGMRLQGWMAVDGEFTAKDEGTLTSIQIPAGVTVGARATDAMAFGQNLGSSSNVGDSFVKTVDVFDSLGTTHSVVVTFRKTGVNSWSWDARVQGVAAGSGTLGFGSNGQLGTGGTGTVAFTPTGANPVSITVNFGKVTQYFAETTVAASERNGHQMGSLQTFTVDATGVITGVYSNGLNRKLAQVALANFTNPGGLIRSGENNFAESNNSGLRQIGIPGTGGRGMVAPNSLEMSNVDLSLEFTNMILTQRGFQANSRIIGATDEMLQELVNLKR; from the coding sequence ATGATGCGCTCAATGTTCGCTGGAGTGACCGGCCTCAGGAACCACCAGGTCCGGATGGATGTCATTGGCAACAACATAGCTAACGTGAACACTGTAGCGTACAAGGCGTCCAGGGCCGACTTCCAGGAGGCCTTCAGCCAGACCTTAAGGGGTTCCTCCTCCCCTAGCGGTGAGAGGGGAGGCACCAATCCCCAGCAGGTTGGGCTTGGTATGACCCTGTCCAGCATCGACGTCATTCACACCCAGGGCAGCCCTCAGATGACTGGGGGTCTCACGGACCTCGCCATAGAGGGTGGAGGGTTCTTCCTCCTCAGCGGCGCGGGCCGCCTGGTTTACACCCGGGCGGGCAACTTCCACTTGGATGCCTCTGGTTACCTAACAGGCGGCGGGGGAATGCGGCTCCAGGGCTGGATGGCTGTGGATGGTGAGTTCACCGCCAAGGATGAGGGCACGTTGACTTCCATCCAGATCCCGGCAGGGGTGACCGTGGGCGCCCGCGCCACCGACGCTATGGCCTTTGGCCAGAACCTGGGTTCCTCATCTAATGTGGGGGACTCCTTCGTGAAGACTGTGGACGTCTTCGACTCCCTCGGTACAACCCACAGCGTAGTTGTCACCTTCCGCAAGACGGGCGTAAACAGCTGGTCCTGGGATGCGAGGGTACAGGGAGTCGCTGCTGGCAGCGGGACTCTGGGGTTTGGCTCCAACGGTCAGTTGGGAACGGGTGGAACCGGAACCGTTGCCTTCACCCCGACGGGAGCCAACCCAGTGTCAATAACGGTGAACTTCGGGAAGGTGACCCAGTACTTTGCTGAGACCACCGTAGCGGCGTCTGAGAGGAACGGTCACCAGATGGGTTCCCTCCAGACCTTCACCGTTGATGCCACCGGCGTGATCACCGGGGTCTACTCAAACGGCCTCAACCGGAAGCTGGCCCAGGTGGCGCTGGCAAACTTCACCAACCCCGGGGGCCTGATAAGGTCAGGTGAGAACAACTTCGCAGAATCCAACAACTCCGGTCTGAGGCAGATAGGCATTCCCGGCACCGGGGGACGAGGCATGGTGGCCCCGAACTCGCTGGAGATGTCCAACGTGGACCTCTCGCTGGAATTCACCAACATGATCCTCACCCAGAGGGGGTTCCAGGCAAACTCCAGGATCATCGGCGCCACAGATGAAATGCTCCAAGAACTGGTGAATCTCAAACGGTAA
- the fliF gene encoding flagellar basal-body MS-ring/collar protein FliF: MAGEPKTLFQRLLQTWSGMTGGSRLAVTLAGLAVACGLVVFLALSAKGPQYTTIYRNLDAADASAMVEILDQQKVPYRIAEGGTSLEVLPSEADRVRLLLAGQGLPRGGSVGFEILDKTSIGSSESERHTNYVRALQGELSRTLLSVAQVEQARVHIVLPEASLFVSQNRPATAAVLLKLRPMAKLEPEQVQGIIHLIAHSVEGLNPENVTVVDFHGHILSAGILDLSPQGQDAWVHRDVLRQFQYELQSSVETLMEQVFGPGNVLVRVAADMDFDQRIVERNLFEPADTADGLVRSVQELEEVFRGEGAMAGGPPTQGDIPGYPTGAQSGPQEYSRTEVTRNVEINQIQERIVVAPGMLKRLSVAVVINRDLTEAESLAVEETVSAAIGYDPNRSDQVMVTGMSFDTSWMDDLVGDDPVSEPAPGSSGLRLPHYIGAGVGAGLLALVAMRWRRKGKKARAAAEPQKVHLPKEVDMPALMAAIEKRTELSGIESLVKDQPEAAAQLIQAWLAEDQA; the protein is encoded by the coding sequence ATGGCCGGGGAGCCTAAGACCTTATTCCAGCGCTTGCTTCAAACTTGGTCAGGCATGACAGGAGGGAGCCGGCTGGCGGTAACGCTGGCTGGGCTTGCGGTCGCATGTGGCCTGGTCGTCTTCTTGGCGTTGTCAGCCAAGGGGCCCCAGTACACTACCATTTACCGGAACCTGGACGCTGCTGACGCCTCCGCCATGGTGGAGATCCTGGACCAGCAGAAGGTGCCATACCGGATAGCTGAGGGGGGTACCAGCCTGGAGGTTCTTCCCTCAGAGGCCGACCGGGTCCGGCTGCTCCTGGCAGGGCAGGGGCTGCCCCGGGGAGGAAGCGTAGGGTTCGAGATCCTGGACAAGACCAGCATAGGCTCCAGCGAATCAGAAAGGCACACCAACTATGTCCGGGCACTCCAGGGAGAGCTTTCAAGGACCCTCCTCAGCGTGGCCCAGGTGGAACAGGCCAGAGTCCATATTGTCCTTCCTGAGGCAAGCCTCTTTGTAAGCCAGAACCGCCCTGCCACCGCTGCTGTCCTTCTTAAACTAAGACCCATGGCTAAACTCGAGCCTGAACAGGTCCAAGGCATTATCCACCTGATAGCCCACAGCGTGGAGGGCCTTAACCCTGAAAATGTAACCGTGGTGGACTTCCACGGCCACATATTATCCGCAGGGATCCTTGACCTATCCCCTCAGGGGCAGGACGCCTGGGTTCACCGGGACGTACTGAGGCAGTTCCAGTATGAACTGCAATCCAGCGTCGAGACCCTCATGGAACAGGTGTTCGGTCCAGGCAATGTGCTCGTGAGGGTCGCCGCGGACATGGACTTCGACCAGCGCATCGTGGAACGCAATCTCTTTGAGCCTGCGGATACCGCAGACGGGCTGGTTCGCTCGGTGCAGGAGCTGGAAGAGGTGTTTCGCGGCGAGGGGGCGATGGCAGGAGGTCCTCCCACCCAGGGTGACATCCCGGGATACCCCACGGGTGCCCAGTCCGGGCCACAGGAGTACAGCAGGACCGAGGTCACCCGGAACGTGGAAATAAACCAGATCCAAGAGAGAATCGTCGTGGCCCCCGGCATGCTAAAGCGCTTGTCGGTGGCTGTTGTCATCAACCGGGATCTGACTGAAGCCGAGAGCCTGGCGGTAGAGGAGACGGTGTCTGCCGCCATCGGGTATGACCCCAACCGTAGTGATCAGGTTATGGTCACGGGCATGTCCTTCGACACATCGTGGATGGATGACCTGGTCGGGGACGACCCGGTTTCCGAACCTGCCCCGGGGTCCTCCGGCCTTAGGTTGCCCCACTACATTGGGGCGGGGGTAGGCGCGGGGCTACTTGCCCTCGTGGCCATGCGCTGGCGGAGGAAGGGCAAGAAGGCTCGGGCCGCAGCGGAACCACAAAAGGTCCATCTGCCCAAGGAGGTCGACATGCCAGCCCTGATGGCGGCGATCGAAAAGCGCACAGAGCTATCAGGGATAGAGAGCCTCGTCAAGGACCAGCCTGAGGCTGCAGCCCAGCTCATTCAAGCATGGCTAGCGGAGGACCAGGCATGA
- a CDS encoding flagellar hook-length control protein FliK: MDMGVSISMVPQPQPPKAGRDDVAAEAILGNLFHPVLGDLLWPSMAEPQGEALGVPLEPGLPGVRAPGGSSPSAGAPWAGWALGPMQGIPAGGAGSLETEGIPHLGGTAVKEEVLAPEAAGKGGDQAKATEGLEPPEPAAPGEMGPATPGIPGLRQGAPQASQESGYFPVTISLEPEDAAYQASGRVPGPGEALDGVVLKAQARDTRPVPGGPVRPSPVGASPLVVRGEIPGETSPLQGSEVPGGPQGPAPAKETVPGALDTQEEPDEPGRAPVAPGRDNVLQEGEGNHVARRGVSDPAGEPWPSRAHVQMPASMPRPELAEGPVQAGEIGTRPGKVEEVALPETDQSRGQASPEKKPFQEVPEAMQQMVERFRLVRTGERHHLEMDLKPPHLGKLSVRITGTEDGVTARFEVGSVAAKSLVEYHIADLRQSLEASGVRLGSVIVDMGQGGQDPRGDHREKALGRRVFPVKTWEVPWDLEASPCSLNYLA; the protein is encoded by the coding sequence ATGGATATGGGCGTAAGTATCTCCATGGTGCCTCAGCCCCAGCCTCCCAAAGCGGGCAGGGACGATGTCGCGGCAGAGGCCATCTTGGGAAACCTGTTTCACCCTGTGCTCGGGGATCTGCTGTGGCCCAGTATGGCCGAGCCCCAGGGCGAGGCTCTGGGCGTCCCCCTTGAGCCAGGGCTTCCAGGGGTCCGCGCGCCTGGCGGGTCGAGCCCATCGGCAGGGGCACCGTGGGCAGGCTGGGCGTTGGGCCCCATGCAGGGCATCCCGGCGGGCGGGGCCGGTAGCCTGGAGACAGAGGGCATCCCACACCTGGGCGGCACTGCAGTCAAGGAAGAGGTCCTGGCCCCCGAGGCTGCCGGTAAAGGGGGTGACCAGGCCAAGGCCACGGAGGGCTTAGAACCCCCTGAACCGGCGGCACCGGGTGAGATGGGTCCTGCAACGCCGGGAATACCTGGCTTAAGGCAAGGGGCACCTCAAGCCAGCCAAGAGAGCGGGTATTTCCCTGTGACCATCTCCCTGGAACCGGAGGACGCTGCATACCAGGCCTCCGGGCGCGTGCCAGGGCCCGGGGAGGCTCTGGATGGAGTGGTCCTCAAGGCTCAAGCCAGGGACACCCGGCCGGTCCCTGGTGGCCCGGTTCGGCCATCCCCCGTGGGCGCATCCCCACTGGTGGTGCGCGGCGAGATCCCGGGGGAAACATCCCCACTCCAGGGCAGTGAGGTGCCCGGGGGCCCCCAGGGGCCAGCCCCCGCGAAGGAGACAGTCCCGGGCGCCCTGGACACGCAGGAGGAGCCGGACGAGCCTGGCCGGGCCCCGGTAGCCCCCGGTAGGGATAACGTCCTGCAGGAAGGGGAAGGCAACCACGTGGCAAGGCGAGGGGTAAGTGACCCGGCCGGAGAGCCATGGCCTAGCAGGGCTCATGTCCAGATGCCGGCCAGCATGCCCCGGCCGGAACTGGCGGAGGGGCCAGTCCAGGCTGGGGAGATAGGGACCAGGCCTGGCAAGGTAGAGGAGGTTGCTCTGCCGGAGACGGATCAGTCGCGCGGGCAGGCTTCCCCGGAGAAAAAGCCCTTTCAGGAGGTCCCCGAGGCGATGCAGCAGATGGTGGAGAGGTTCCGCCTTGTGAGGACCGGCGAGAGGCATCACCTGGAAATGGACCTCAAACCTCCACACCTTGGCAAGCTGAGTGTGAGGATAACCGGGACAGAAGACGGGGTGACGGCAAGGTTTGAGGTTGGCTCCGTGGCCGCCAAGTCCCTGGTCGAGTACCACATAGCCGACCTCAGGCAGAGCCTGGAGGCAAGCGGCGTGAGACTGGGGAGTGTCATCGTGGACATGGGCCAAGGAGGCCAGGATCCCCGGGGAGACCACCGTGAAAAGGCCCTGGGCAGGCGGGTATTCCCCGTCAAGACCTGGGAGGTGCCGTGGGATCTAGAGGCTTCACCCTGTTCCCTGAACTACCTTGCCTAG
- a CDS encoding flagellar export protein FliJ codes for MRRFLFRLERVLNLSRDRERLSEVSLGEALRATAASKEHLERSREDFLRESQEAMSLDGMVQARDLMVWSSRLGYLRGAIRIRVQEVAIAEEREVMQREELMRRRRDRMVLEHLRESRLAEHVKEGLREDQQAIDEMASQRHTGDS; via the coding sequence GTGAGGCGCTTCTTGTTCCGTCTGGAGAGGGTGCTGAATCTGAGCCGTGACCGGGAGAGGCTCTCTGAGGTCTCCCTTGGGGAGGCCCTGAGGGCAACAGCGGCATCTAAGGAGCATTTGGAGCGGTCCAGGGAGGACTTCCTAAGGGAGTCCCAGGAGGCCATGAGCCTTGACGGGATGGTGCAGGCCAGAGACCTCATGGTGTGGTCAAGCCGTCTAGGCTACCTCAGAGGCGCCATACGGATCAGGGTTCAAGAGGTGGCTATAGCCGAGGAAAGGGAGGTGATGCAGAGGGAGGAATTGATGAGGCGCCGGCGCGACCGCATGGTCCTGGAACACCTCAGGGAGTCTAGGCTCGCGGAGCACGTGAAGGAGGGGCTCAGGGAGGACCAGCAGGCCATAGATGAGATGGCCTCCCAGCGTCACACCGGCGACAGTTGA
- a CDS encoding FliH/SctL family protein, which translates to MSKLLKPGQFSIAELRRLGYSPSPKPRTASGPVEEVQDLPLAGMESLRDEALHQGYQEGFQTGYRDGIAEAEAKIAEAQGMLEDAQAKAKSIVARAQAEAAAFLQEVRPEVLDLAVEIARRIMRREVSQCPEALLSMAEAAMEKVKAEEAVVVRVNPRDVVVVSEGKARLLEGVTGIKSLHILEDDTVEPGGCIVEGNRGRVDATLESQLAMVREALLEAGHDG; encoded by the coding sequence TTGTCTAAGCTCCTGAAGCCAGGACAGTTCTCCATAGCCGAACTCAGGCGGCTGGGCTACAGTCCATCCCCGAAGCCCAGAACTGCCTCGGGGCCCGTGGAAGAGGTCCAGGACCTCCCCTTAGCCGGTATGGAGTCCCTGAGGGATGAGGCCCTGCACCAGGGATACCAGGAGGGTTTCCAGACGGGCTACCGGGACGGTATTGCCGAGGCCGAGGCTAAGATAGCTGAGGCCCAGGGCATGCTGGAGGACGCTCAGGCGAAAGCCAAGTCCATTGTGGCCCGTGCCCAGGCCGAGGCGGCCGCGTTTCTCCAAGAGGTGCGCCCAGAGGTGCTGGACCTGGCCGTGGAGATAGCCCGCAGGATCATGAGACGGGAGGTAAGCCAGTGCCCTGAGGCACTGCTTTCCATGGCCGAGGCGGCCATGGAGAAGGTCAAGGCCGAAGAGGCCGTCGTCGTGAGGGTCAACCCCAGGGATGTGGTGGTTGTGAGCGAGGGCAAGGCGAGACTCTTGGAGGGTGTGACCGGGATCAAGTCCCTCCACATACTGGAGGATGACACGGTCGAGCCCGGAGGCTGCATTGTGGAGGGAAACCGGGGCCGCGTCGACGCAACGCTGGAGAGCCAGCTCGCAATGGTCCGCGAGGCCCTGCTGGAGGCGGGCCATGATGGCTGA